The genomic segment TGATTTTCGTAACGTTCATTTACTATTTTTTCTATAATGAAACTTTGCCTGCATATTGAGCAGACATACCTTACAGGAGCTCCTCCTCCACCTTTTAATCTATTGGAAAAAAGTTGAAGTTTTATGCCGCTTGGAATATCTCCAGCACTCCACTCAGAAGCAGTTCCGCTTCCGCAATGGCAGCATTGTTTATGATTTGATTCAATATATGGTTTAAGAGATAAATTACATTTAATAGAACTATCTTGATTTGTAAGTAAATATAACGAAATATAATTAAAAAAATCTTTAGATTTACCATCGTCAGAATTATTATTATTGGTGTTTGTTAATGATTTAATAAACGATAAATATTTTTTTATAATGTTTTCAAATCCTATTCCTTTTTCTTTAAGTAGAGTTCCTATTCTAAAGCATTTATCAGATTGTTCATCGAAAAACATAAGTTCTGGATGCTCATCAAATAAAATACCTGCCGTTTCAGCAGATAGTTTCCAAGCGATTTTGGAATCAATATCCATGTGCTTATATAAAAGATAAGCTATAGAGCCTACCATTTTTCCACAACGCATAGTTTCAAAATCAGAACTAAAAAGATTTTTTGGCTCGCTATCCCATAACGGTTGACTGCTCCATTTTTCTGTAGTCTCAAATTCATTTTTTAAACCTGAATATTCATCCAGCTTTTTTAAAATTTTTGTTTTATCTTTATCCTTAAGCTTTAAAAAATCAGCATCATCTTTATCAAAATTAAATTGAAGTTTATATTCAGATATTAATTTTTGTAATCCACTTTCAGATTGCTTGAATTTTTTTGATAATTCTTCCGATTTTTTCATGAATTCTTTATATGCTTCAAATCTTTTTTTAGGTGACTCATTTTCAAGTTTTTCAAATTTATCCTTTAGACTTTTTTCTTTTTGCTCTGTAATTTTTGTCTCTAATAAATTTATGACATCATCAGCAGTTAATCCCAACTGAAAAGGGTTTTGCGTAAAATGAAATGCAACTCCTTTTTGCTCTTTTAATAATTTAATACTATCTTTTGTAAGCATTTTGTCTATATATTTTTGCAATTCAAGCGTGATTTCATTAACTGAAATATTAATATTGCTTCCTTTCTTTACTAAATACCAAACTCCTTCAGGATAGAATAACAAAGGAATAGCGCCTTGTTTTTTATATACGTTAATTATAACGTTATGAATAAGATTGGTATAAATGCCTCTATTATCTGAAAAATAATGCCAGGCATATTCATACTGAAAGTCTTTAATTTGTCCGTTTATTATACGAAGAGCATTTTCCTTTTTATCTTTTTCATGAAAATGATGGGATAAATCGAGAATATCTGATGTCTGAATAAGTCCTATCAAAATATTACGGTTCATATACTTCGATTTAGCAAAAAGGCCGTCGCCATCTTGATGAAGATGTCCGCTATGGGCAAGCATAATTGTTTTAATTAAATCAATATCGAAATCAAAAGAGTAGCCGCTTTCTAAAAGAATATTCGATAAATGTTTTTGAATGTTTTCATTTGTAGCAATAGCTTTATAGTTTTGTTTCTGATATTCAGGGAATTTATTCATATCATGTAAATAAGCGGCAGCGATAAGATTTAGTTTATCAGAATCTTCGATCTGAAATACTTCCGATATCCCCCAGCAAAAACACATTACATTTTGAATATGGGCTCGTAAAGTTTGGCCATTTTTTATTCCTGTTTGATAAATATGAGGTATAAATTCTAATCCCTTATTTAAAACATATTGCATAAAAACATCAGCATCTGTGGATTTACTTGATTCATCTTCATCGTCTATAAGCTGTAATAATAACTCTTGGGTATTCGGCATTTTTACCTCCGATAGTTTCAAAATCGTTACTAAAAAAAATGACATATCATTATTGTTTTAAGATGATTAAATTTGTCTAAGGCTATAATTTTAGCCTTAGACAACTGAATGATATATCAGTTATTTTCCTATTTTTTTCAAATAGGATAAAAATCATTATATTTAAAAACTATTTTTATTGGGCTTCCTTCATTTTTACTTTACACTTTTTAATTCTGGATTCCCGCCTTCGCGGGAATGACGATAAGCCGGCCACGTCATTCCCGCGAAGGCGGGAATCCAGTTTAAATATCGTTTTTTTAAAAGTGTTAACTATTTTCCCTGTATTATGAAGGATGCCTTTTATTGTATAATTTAACAATATCATTAGCCTCTTTGCAGGCTTCTTGCTTAAGCCATTCAGGCTCAAGGATTTTTGCATTAGCTCCCCAATAAAAAGCCCACCACATAACTTCTCTTGGCTCTGCTACGTCAACCTCAAATATAATAGATCCGTCTTCTTGCTGTGTTGTTATCTGGCTATGGTGCCAAAGGGATTCTTCAATATAAGGTTTCATTTTTTTTGAAAACCACACCTTTACATGTTCCGTAGTCTCGCCCGGAAAAGCTGAAAAAGCATTTTTATGTCTTTTCCCAAAATCGTATTTATTCTCTACTGAAAAGTAATAATTGCTATATTGAATTTTTTTTA from the Desulfobacterales bacterium genome contains:
- the cas10d gene encoding type I-D CRISPR-associated protein Cas10d/Csc3, which gives rise to MPNTQELLLQLIDDEDESSKSTDADVFMQYVLNKGLEFIPHIYQTGIKNGQTLRAHIQNVMCFCWGISEVFQIEDSDKLNLIAAAYLHDMNKFPEYQKQNYKAIATNENIQKHLSNILLESGYSFDFDIDLIKTIMLAHSGHLHQDGDGLFAKSKYMNRNILIGLIQTSDILDLSHHFHEKDKKENALRIINGQIKDFQYEYAWHYFSDNRGIYTNLIHNVIINVYKKQGAIPLLFYPEGVWYLVKKGSNINISVNEITLELQKYIDKMLTKDSIKLLKEQKGVAFHFTQNPFQLGLTADDVINLLETKITEQKEKSLKDKFEKLENESPKKRFEAYKEFMKKSEELSKKFKQSESGLQKLISEYKLQFNFDKDDADFLKLKDKDKTKILKKLDEYSGLKNEFETTEKWSSQPLWDSEPKNLFSSDFETMRCGKMVGSIAYLLYKHMDIDSKIAWKLSAETAGILFDEHPELMFFDEQSDKCFRIGTLLKEKGIGFENIIKKYLSFIKSLTNTNNNNSDDGKSKDFFNYISLYLLTNQDSSIKCNLSLKPYIESNHKQCCHCGSGTASEWSAGDIPSGIKLQLFSNRLKGGGGAPVRYVCSICRQSFIIEKIVNERYENHYYLHFFSDGGDYSSHAEPGVFLDSLKKGLMNLQQVDCRSFFMKPNAIIKEYLNQKIPRLCGEVQKSRGILIPKFSESISGQITITVNPPDDNDSTKFVFALFHLLIMVNHFNLRGIMSKSSIPPLKSDEFSKIYIDHIPLPFKALVPENNIDHEGTEKLWLSLASLYGLRNIYHHYDDEEIPKIAKTLYDESCLDIFYYMHKKMDEKDPNAWNKSWPFLKIFIQEEKLMPIKKMAEIALINHFHGSTWKETSQAKPLDLAFDALLKHREPETKEDLKMVIMHDVTRGLERLSSHGSLGKDRYPSVKEFVDVFFNEIFTTRYKSDKNTMLKDQKRIRSAFLAYLNVLRSETKNNQKEEITND